taaaataatgttttgaTGTTAAATAGTGCCTCGCCATATATGAAGGAAGTGATGGAGACTGTGACAGAAAGCTTCAACTATTCTATTTTAGCTAGTCCAAAGCAGCAGGTTTAATGGCTACGAAGTTCATATTTTGGCTTTTCGAACAAGGCTTCAGCTTTTCAACTACTTGAAAGTTTTACATTGCCAACAAAGGCCGCCCAAACAGTAGTAAGATACTATctcatctttttcctttccaaaaatATATCCCCGGTGTAACTAAACCCAATTCTGAAACAGTAATGGTAAGAAAAATGTCCTCATTGGAAGATATGGCATAAGAAAAAACCAACTTAACTTTTCCGGGAAAGAAAGAACTCATAATCTGGCTGCCGGTTGACTGCCAttgcattatttttgtaaaaacaaCCTCTGGAAAAAAGTAGTGCATTTTCCTCTAgttttttgagttttctttAAGGATTTCAGAACCATTGAAAGGTGTTGATTCTTTCTAAGAAGTTTCAACTGGTATTTTTTGATTGAACCAGCATTCACCCTGCAAAAGGGAGGAAGCGTAATGACTGTAATCCATTACTAACTTGTCATGGACCATGATGTTGGGAGCTGTTCGGACACAGAGATGATTATAAATAAAGGAGAGACGAAATTTAACATAGTTcgacaattgcctacgtccacaactgctgtaatttcactatgaaataatttttataaaaaactctcttgtaaactttctctactcacccactctctttctctcttctttctctcccacactctGTCTGCACGCACATTCCCTACAATTGAGCTCTCTcatatttataggagagagcagcctacaatatttttcagtgCAGTGATTTACGCAAGGATCTGAGGCGTCACTTGTTGCAGACACTGTGCATGTCTGCAAGTGACGCCTAATATGCCAAAGAGAGAAACGGTGGACGACTCAcctgttttctctttttattttctttttgtctccattcgcaacaatctcccacttggagacaaatgagtctacatatcttcatagcaaccatcacagcaacttcaagtcatgactttaagtacggaggccaactgaagctacacacagcttcagtttgtcaacagtaactacttttgtgaacatgtctgctgggttctctgttcctcgaatcttctcaagtatcagttgtctactatcgagaagagatcggataaaatggtattgcaactgtatgtgttttgttatggaatgaaaggctggattctttgcaagaaaaatagcactctgactatcactatgTAGAatatctttttcattcttttttcccaattcctccaagaatgactgcaaccaaaccatttccttccctgcttcagttatagcaacgtattttgcttctgtagttgagagagcaacaatcttctgtaacttagaagcccacaatacagctgtaccacccagcgtatacacaaatcctgtagtactttttctgctgtcaacgtcacctgctaaatcagcatctacatatccctgtagttttaaacctgcttttgtaaagcatagtgacgtatctgaagagctttgtagatatcttaaaatccacttgactgcttcccaatgccgctttcctggattactcatgtacctgctcacagctcccactgcttttgcaatatctggccttgtacagaccatggcgtacataagactaccaatagcagatgcatagggtattctgttcatgcattcttgctcttcctccgtctttggcgattgatccttagttagtcgaaagtgactagctaagggtgtgctcactggtttcgccttgtccatgttaaaccttctgaacaccttctttacatactcctcctgtGAGAGTTTAAGAGAATCATTAgtcctgtctctaataattctcatactaaggatttgttttgcagcacccaaatcatttatctcaaaccgctttgacaactgcttcttcagtttattgatctcctcgatacttgaccctgcaacgagcatatcatccacatacaatagtaggataatataagagttgtcaaagttcttcatatagtaacaatggtcagcctgcagtcttgtaaatccattactacacataaagttgtcaaacttccggtaccattgtcgtggagcttgttttaggccatacaagctcttcttcagtttgcaaactagattctcttttcccttcattgagaatccttgtggttggtgcatatagatgtcttcctccaaatcaccatgaaggaatgcagtcttcacatctaactgctcaagatgtagattctctgcagtcacaattgccaacactagcctgattgtggtcaattttacaactggggagaaaatgtctgtgtagtcgacaccttctttttgttgaaaccccttcacgaccattctggctttgtagcgcttgctaccattgtgttcTTCCTTAATTCTATACActcatttattgtgcaaagccttcttgctttttgaaagtttagttagctcccatgtctgatttgacatcagtgactccatctcatcttgcatggctttctcctacttgatcgaatcttcaattcgtagagcttcatcataactttcctgttcaccactatctgttagcaagatgtagtatagagatggtgagaaccgctgtggtggcctgattgttcttgaagatcttcgaataacagtgagtggtgtacgttgttcgatctgtgtatcatcattttcttgatcctcgttctgatcagtgttgactcgagtaacatcaaagtcaacaacctcaggtttctttggctgttcctcaggtttagcttgtgacttagctttgtacagaatctgctcattaaatatcacatttctacttctaatgattttgcgatttttatcatcccaaaattgATAGCTAAATttttcatcaccataaccgatgaaaaaacattttctagatttggcttctaacttgttacaataagtagaatctatgtgaacatatgataaacaaccaaaaactttcaaataggaaagatttaccttctttccgctccagacttcctctggtagattgaactttaagggaactgaaggtccccgattaatcaaataggctgcagtgttaactgcattagcccaaaaacattcaggcaatcctgaattcagcctcatgcttctggcacgttcgttgagagttgTGTTCATGcattcagctacgccattctgctgcggtgtcccaggaatagtcttctgaaatctaatcccatttgtagcacagaattctttgaaccctccgtcgatgtactctccgccattgtctgacctcagacattttaacttcaagtcTGTTTCAatttcaaccatggctctccacttcttgaaagtatcaaatgtgtcagatttatttttcaaaaaataaacccatactttcctgcttgagtcatcaataaaggaaacatagtaccgcgatcctccaagagaagcgactggggatggcccccacaaatctgtgtgtaCCAACTCTAACTTtatagattttggagttctaccatttttcaggaaactaacctttttctgcttcccaaaaatgcaaccttcacacatgtcaaaatcagttgattccaactttggtaacttccccttggataatagtactttcattcctttctcactcatgtgaccaaacctttgatgccataggttggcatttacgtcagcaattgcaacagtatctctaatacttgaagtcatgtatagagtacctgtttttgtgcctcgagctactaccatagctccttttgttatcttccacgtgccactgGTAAATAGTActgaatgcccatcagcatcaagttgtcctacagaaatcaggttcctcatgagcttgggaacatgtcacaatttctgtagcaaccatgcacttccattgggcagattgattggtacatctcccatgccttcgatttccaacgcttcaccatctgctaagtacatcttctcgaaatcaccagtgacataattctgtatgatttctcggtgtgctgtagtgtggaatgagactcctgaatctaacacccaagattcaatttggttgtcgactgaaaggagtaaggcattTTGGAGATCTTCTattgtggcattaacagagtcatgctcattcttcttcttagcttccttgcatttatttttgaagtggccaatcttgccacaattccagcattGTACTTGTTTTCCAGACCTAGATTTatttctgcctcttcgggactttgacctgcctcgatttgaacttctactagctcatctacctctcgtctcgagatttaaggcagaactggaagttgatgcttctcctgtatctcttctgcgaacttccttgctaagaatatggtccaggatatcttgatacttcatctttgttttgccatgagaattgctaacagctgttctcatggcctcccagctttttgaCAATTGAGCTAGATCAATCAGTGCAcatacttcatcatcaaattcaatccccactgaagctaattgattgatgatggtgttgaactcattcagatgctgaataactggagttccttctgccattatcaagtagaatagcttgtacatcaaatgcactttgttattggctgatggctgctcgtacatgtctgatagagctttcatcaaatccactgtggtcttttcctttcccacattgtgtgcaactgatcttgacagtgttagtcgaatgactcccaacacttgtctatcaaggaaactccaatcttcattactcatgtcatctggctttcttcttAGGAGtagaagatgtagtttcttctcatagagataatcctctatctgcattctccagtaggcaaagtctgtactgtcaaatttctcgataccaacacctttagcttcttctccagccataattttacaaatgagttcaaatttaaacaaacaaagatcaccgttgcgtccgaaacactcgaattagcaGGAAacgagtctggaatgatccaaatagtttgtcagtactatttgatcgttgaaattggactctgaatggcttagatctagcccaaaaaagatctgaaaaacaggcggttctgatctgtctggctCGTGTGATGCACGTGCTGCACAGTGTGAGTGGGCGGCGAGTGGGCTCGTGTATTACACGCGCTACAGCACTCTGTGCGCgtggggagagtgaggcgcATGTATTTCACGTGCTGATCTTCTGTAGGGCACGTGGGGGTGCGTGGGCGCGTGTCCGTCAcacgtcttcaacctctggagagCGTGGGGGCACGTGGGTTGCAGTAGATGCACGCGcagatcttctaggggcgcgtgtgggctcgTCCAACCTTCGTTTTCGATttcgtttgcggcaacggattcgtctcgacgcgaggaacactgTGGAGtggtcaaaaattgattttgaacaacttgaattttcagacagctTGAACCAGAGCtttgataccagttgttgggagctgttcggACACAgatatgattataaataaaggagagacaaaatttaacgtggttcggcaattgcctacgtacacagctgctgtaatttcactatgaaataatttttacaaaaaactctcttgtaaactttctctgctcacccactctctttctctcttgttTCTCTCCCACACTCTGTCTGCACGCACATTCCCTAcaactgagctctctcctatttataggagagagcagcctacaatATTTTTCGATGCAGTGATTTATGCAAAGATCTGAGACGTCACTTGCTACAGACACTGTGCATGTCTGCAAGTGACGCCTAATATGCCAAAGAGAGAAATGATGGACGACTCAcctgttttctctttttattttctttttgtctccATCCGCAACACATGATATCCTGCGTAATTCCATTCCTATATAAGTGGATAACATTATAAATAGAGAAGAAACATAAACTAAATAAGGCAATGGAAAGAAAGACAAAAAACAGCCACAAAGgtagaaaaatagaagaagaagcaaaGCAATATTAATGCTAAAACTAACAGATGGGCCAGCAGTCAGATTCATTCTTATAGTTTTGGTTATTTCGTCAATGGAATTATTAACAAAAACCTTTGCTTCCTAGATTTAAAAGAGTGAAATATTCCACGAGCATTCTGCATGACTAACATGCAAATCCCACCCTGCAAAATTCAATCTTTTCACTCTCAAAGCCCGAGAAAGTAATTTAAAGCTAGAAACTATGTATATAAATTTCCTTTTTCCGTTGattcatctaaaaaataatttcacagagATAAAAACCATCCATGTTTAAACCTATCCTACAAGCCATACAATGTGTGGCTTCATGCAAAAATGAAACTGACTACTAATTTTGATGCgaacagaatgaataaaatgtaATTAGCCTGGAAAAGCTTCCACATAGCCTTTAAAGTTCTCATTAGCTTTTTACTATGTCACATTATTTTAGTACCAACCTCTCTTTGCATGGAACCAAGCCCGTTGGCCATGTTCACTTATCATGTACCCTTTTTTCAATTATCAGGTACCCCTACATGCCAATTAACATAAAACGAGCTGAAGAAAAGTCAAATCTCCAGATCTTGCTTTCTCCTGTGATTCCTAGTCAAGAATTAAAAAACCTCAGTAGATGTTTGAGCATCAATGTTGTCAACTAGTTCTTACTCCATAAATTCTAGTCAATAAACACTGTAAGAATCATCTTCACCAACACCTACTAAcataaaatctttcaaagaataaaagctGAATCCCAACAAAAAGAATATGGAGAAATTAGCATATCTACCAGTTGATATACTTTAATTATTCACACCAAATTCCCATCCCTTTCTATCATTTAACTCATAAACCAAAAAAGTTAACCCAGTGGAACATTCTGGCATGTAAAATAAATGTCAATTCTTTACCTGTGCATTGTAGCTTTGCAATCCTAACACGGGAAAGACAATCCAGAATACGTCTTTATTCAGAGAATCACTCCAAAGGAGTTTGTGGACCAGATGCCCTAGTGAATGGAAAGTCAAAAATGATGCGCGGAAGTTCCCTTCTGGAATTCGATATATTGGATACCAGGCCACTGAAAACCTAAAAATCATTAAGTTTTGAAATAAGCAAAGATACTCTccgaagaaaaagagaaactgTATTTAAGATTACTATAATTACTTAGGTTCTCACGAAGATGCAGGATGTAGTTCGTGCAGCTTCATAAGTTCTAGCTTTGGTGGGTCACCATATATTTGATTATTAGAAGATCCACTGTCAATGAGCTAGACAATTCTGCAATAATTATGAAATTAACGCTTAATGCAGAATTATCCCATGATAGCATCCCGAATCTTCAGATCATATTCTTGCTAATTTCTGAAGTCAATAACTAGATTGCAGAAAAAGCCTCCTATAAGGGAACACACACATTGACTACTAATTTACACCCACCAAAGGATTAAACAAGTAACGTCATTTTATTGCTCAGTGGCAGCCGCAAGAGCAATACAATATTTGATATAGAAAagataaaagaggaaaaaatactGGCAATCACATACTTATCATAAAGAGGCTTTCGATTCTGTGGCTGCTCAGATTCGAAAAATTCAAAGAAGGTAGGCAAACAATCTAAACTCAAACTATCACTTTCATTGCATAGGGAAAACTTCGATGAGCTGACAGGTTCCTCAACTGAGTCACAATTAGCCACTGGTTCTATATCGTCTTCGACATTGCACTGAACCTCAAAATCTTCTGGATATTGTCTGACAAACGATGTTGCGGGAAAAGATGAGTGAGATTCGAGTTCTCCTTTGCCCTGCATTTCAAGGTTGGCATGCTCTCTATTTTAAACGGAATGCTTGGGGGGATGAGAGAAGCCAAACAACTGGACGGCTGAAAGGAAAGGAACAAAATGGGCATGGAAGGACATAGAATCAATATCCAACCCCTTTGGATTCCGAGAATCTTCTGCCCTGACTTCCAACCCATAATTCCCCGGCTTCTCATACCAGTTCCAAACGGCACGTAGTGATACATTAGATATCTGGTGCTTGCAGAGGAAACAATGGGACAGCTGATTATCTGTGCAAATAACACATTTTTCATGTACACATGATGAAGTGGTTACTGGAGCAGCAGAATGGACCAGCCTTTCAAACTCTGCAAGTGGATAGCCCATAACAAGGTGAATGACCTCCGATTCAAGTTGCATTTGGTAAGCTGCCTTTAAAGCTTCTGCAGATATATGTGAGCCTAGTAAGAACTTGGGATTGAAGTTGGgttttttaccatttttttggTGATCTTGAGCACTTACAGATACAACTTCCTGACCATCTACTTTGGCACTGGAATTTTCTGCAATCCAGGATTCACCAGCAGAACTAGTTTGTTTCGGAAGCTTGGACGTCTTTGTACCAACGGGAATCCACTTCTTTACACTTGGGGGCTATGTTTAGGTCCAGTATGAAATTTCAATTTTGGGCACAATTTGCTGTCTATAGGTGCACGAAAAGACCTACTTGGCATATCTTCCATCCTTGGAGCCTTCATGCAATTGTGTCTCTGGAACCCATTTAGCTCACATTGACCTGGTGTTATCAAATTTGTTGAGGGAGGTGCATTTTGCCTTATGAGAGGGGAAAATGCAGGAGATGAATTTAAACAGAAGGTACCATAACCTGCAGTGTGCTGACTATTGTAACTGGCCCTTTGTGCAGAACTACTATTTTTTGTACTGATGCATTTCATAACGAACCTGTGATGATTCTTTTTGAAAGATAACTGACTTATCATGAAGCCTAAAGAAGTCGCCACCATAGCTTCCCAGTCCTTCCTTTCTACTGTAGTTGTTCTCATGATTGAATGAATTGTATGATTTTGATTTCCCACAGTCAATTTCCATGGTACTTGGTTGACTTAACCGTGAGAGATGTTTATAAAATACCCTGATCAACTTCTGCTGAGAAGCCCATTGTGGAGATTCGACCAATGGTGGCATATTCGTATGCATTAATGACTCCTTGTTGACCATCGTTTTAATTCCATGTGCAGATTTCTTGTAGCCTGGAGGTGAAATTAAGGGACTGGGTAACAGTCCTCTACTTGGAAATGAATTACGCTTGACCCAAAGACCCTTCTCTAGCAGACAAACATCCCTCTCTACATAACAAAAATTTGATCTTCTTTGCCAGCTGGGTTGTGCACCCTTTGCATTGTTCTGATTCTTCTGCCAGACTAAGCAGCTATTTTCCCTCCCAACCTGGATAGGGAAATGACTGTTAGTTTTGGGTACAACA
This is a stretch of genomic DNA from Carya illinoinensis cultivar Pawnee chromosome 3, C.illinoinensisPawnee_v1, whole genome shotgun sequence. It encodes these proteins:
- the LOC122303876 gene encoding uncharacterized protein LOC122303876 — translated: MKLHELHPASSFSVAWYPIYRIPEGNFRASFLTFHSLGHLVHKLLWSDSLNKDVFWIVFPVLGLQSYNAQAYFEGNPFKTVPGPFKLFWHCMLSKPG